A single Thermoanaerobacterium sp. RBIITD DNA region contains:
- a CDS encoding BglG family transcription antiterminator, whose protein sequence is MEREFEIIKILLNSKEPIVVNKLAERLNVSNKTIRNDLKKIEHYVSRKGLKIVKKPGIGVMIEGPENKKLDLNTELKNSLKFIEPFSPEARKNYILKRLFMCKENITIKELAEELYVSRVTIHKDLEEVEKWLSKYNLSLIKKTNYGIEISGNEEDWRNAAASLIVANKEQNEIKELLYDDYTGRIDYKTLIQLKELIDIDYKKLEKIVSNTESKLKFRFSDEAFISLIIHVAISIERLKHNKDIRLSDDVLANLKQNEEYSIAEEMAKEIEEIFDVNLPDSEIGYILLHILGAKMQQNKLQNININIENDENINMAVTMAKEIIKIAERALSIDFSNDNQLLNGLILHLKPTINRLRYGLTLRNPILNEIKENYPDIFGVAWMTSIVFEKYLGKKVGEEELGYITLHLGAAFERAKKPLKVLVVCTSGIGTSQLLAVRLERCFRQIEIKDIISSIALHDKNMDDIDFIISTIPIENDKPVINITPLLTQNDIKKLENYIQNFYEDKNQKFADIEIIDFNEYISNKEKLLEAITNVLHRKGYVKEKYLKDVLYRENVSSTYIGNGISIPHGKPDNVNKSVISFTRLKQPIKWGEENVKVVLMICIAKNDVDKANQFFRRLYNNIDNKEFLDMILNSNNIKDIANMLMKEN, encoded by the coding sequence ATGGAAAGAGAGTTTGAAATTATAAAGATACTTTTAAATAGTAAAGAACCTATAGTAGTAAATAAGTTAGCTGAAAGATTAAATGTTTCCAATAAAACCATAAGAAATGATCTTAAAAAAATAGAACATTATGTAAGCAGAAAAGGTTTAAAAATCGTAAAAAAGCCAGGTATAGGTGTGATGATTGAAGGACCTGAAAATAAAAAATTAGATTTAAATACTGAGTTAAAAAATAGTTTAAAGTTTATAGAACCTTTTTCACCTGAGGCGAGAAAAAATTATATATTAAAACGACTTTTTATGTGCAAAGAAAATATAACTATAAAAGAACTTGCTGAAGAACTTTATGTTAGCAGAGTAACTATACACAAAGACCTTGAAGAAGTAGAGAAATGGCTATCCAAATATAATTTAAGCTTAATTAAAAAAACTAACTATGGAATAGAAATATCAGGTAATGAAGAAGACTGGCGTAATGCTGCAGCAAGTCTAATTGTTGCGAATAAAGAACAGAATGAAATTAAAGAGCTCTTATATGATGATTATACTGGCAGAATAGATTATAAGACTTTGATTCAGCTTAAAGAACTGATAGATATCGATTATAAAAAACTTGAAAAGATAGTTTCAAATACAGAATCGAAACTTAAATTCAGATTTTCTGATGAAGCATTTATAAGTCTTATAATTCATGTTGCTATATCTATAGAAAGATTGAAACATAATAAGGATATCAGATTATCAGATGATGTTCTTGCAAATTTAAAGCAGAACGAAGAATATTCGATAGCTGAAGAAATGGCAAAGGAAATTGAAGAAATTTTCGATGTTAATTTACCGGATTCAGAAATAGGGTATATTTTGTTGCATATTCTTGGCGCAAAAATGCAACAGAATAAACTACAAAATATCAATATTAACATTGAAAATGATGAAAATATCAATATGGCTGTTACTATGGCAAAGGAAATAATAAAAATTGCGGAAAGGGCTTTATCAATAGATTTCAGCAATGACAATCAACTTTTAAATGGATTGATACTTCATTTAAAACCGACTATCAATAGACTAAGGTATGGATTAACTTTAAGAAATCCAATATTAAATGAAATAAAAGAGAATTATCCAGATATATTTGGGGTTGCTTGGATGACAAGCATTGTTTTTGAAAAATATCTCGGTAAAAAAGTAGGAGAAGAAGAACTTGGTTATATAACATTGCATTTGGGAGCGGCCTTTGAGAGAGCAAAGAAACCATTAAAAGTTTTGGTTGTATGCACAAGTGGCATTGGGACTTCTCAACTTCTTGCTGTGAGGTTGGAAAGGTGTTTTAGGCAAATTGAAATAAAAGATATAATATCTTCAATTGCTTTGCATGATAAAAATATGGATGACATAGATTTTATAATATCTACTATTCCCATAGAAAATGATAAACCAGTTATAAATATTACACCATTATTAACTCAAAATGACATAAAAAAATTAGAAAATTATATTCAAAATTTTTATGAAGATAAAAATCAAAAATTTGCTGATATTGAAATAATTGATTTTAATGAGTATATAAGCAATAAAGAAAAGTTATTAGAAGCTATCACAAATGTATTGCATCGTAAGGGTTATGTTAAAGAAAAATACTTAAAAGACGTTTTGTATAGAGAGAATGTTTCATCAACATATATTGGCAATGGTATTTCTATACCACATGGAAAGCCAGACAATGTAAATAAATCAGTCATTTCTTTTACAAGGCTTAAACAACCTATAAAATGGGGTGAAGAAAATGTAAAAGTTGTTTTAATGATATGCATTGCAAAAAATGACGTTGATAAAGCAAATCAATTTTTCAGAAGATTATATAATAATATTGATAATAAGGAATTTTTAGATATGATATTAAATTCAAATAACATAAAAGATATAGCAAATATGTTAATGAAAGAAAATTGA
- a CDS encoding fructose PTS transporter subunit IIA encodes MIINENLIMLNLKAKSKEDAIIELSKLAKKEGKITSIDVYTKSVFDREKTYTTGVGNGIAIPHGKSEAVKEAMIVFGKTNDGIEWESLDGKPVNIIFLLGVPDKNVNNLHLKLLSQLSRKLMNEDFVES; translated from the coding sequence ATGATAATAAACGAAAATCTAATTATGCTGAATCTAAAAGCAAAAAGTAAAGAAGATGCAATTATAGAACTTTCAAAGCTTGCTAAAAAAGAAGGAAAAATCACTTCTATTGATGTTTATACAAAAAGTGTATTCGATAGAGAAAAAACATATACAACAGGGGTTGGCAATGGTATAGCAATACCACATGGTAAATCGGAAGCAGTAAAGGAGGCGATGATTGTATTCGGAAAAACAAATGACGGTATAGAATGGGAATCTCTTGATGGAAAACCAGTTAATATTATTTTTTTATTAGGGGTTCCCGACAAAAATGTAAACAATCTTCATTTAAAGCTATTATCACAATTATCCAGAAAACTCATGAATGAAGACTTTGTAGAAAGCTAA
- a CDS encoding fructose-specific PTS transporter subunit EIIC — translation MKEELKRVREYLMTGVSYMIPIVVIGGVLIAFSIALSGVQAGKGAVITNPVLKNMNDIGSAAFSMMVPVLAGFIAYGIAERPGIAPGLVGGVLANQLKAGFLGGIVAGFIAGYIARWIKGWKIHKNLRPLMPIFVIPILTSLIVGGLMIYILGNPIAAAMAGLTNWLKSMSTGNAIVLAMIMGAMIAFDMGGPLNKVAFLFGTAMIGEGVFTVMGPIAAAICVPPLGMGVATLLAPKKYSKTEREAGYGALAMGLIGITEGAIPFAAGDPLRVIPSIMIGSSVSAAVAAIFKVGDHAPHGGPIVLPVIDNKIGFIIAVLIGIALTAFLVNALKKNVDEKDEEEITT, via the coding sequence ATGAAGGAAGAATTAAAAAGAGTAAGAGAGTACTTGATGACAGGTGTATCATACATGATACCAATTGTTGTAATTGGAGGTGTCTTAATAGCGTTTTCCATTGCACTAAGCGGAGTACAGGCGGGTAAAGGTGCTGTTATAACAAATCCTGTACTTAAAAATATGAATGATATAGGCTCGGCTGCATTTTCAATGATGGTGCCAGTTCTTGCGGGATTTATTGCATATGGCATAGCAGAGAGACCTGGTATTGCACCTGGGCTTGTAGGTGGTGTATTAGCGAATCAGTTGAAAGCTGGATTCTTAGGTGGTATAGTAGCAGGTTTTATTGCAGGTTACATTGCGAGATGGATAAAAGGATGGAAAATTCATAAAAATTTAAGACCGCTTATGCCTATCTTTGTAATACCTATACTTACGTCATTGATTGTTGGTGGACTAATGATTTATATACTTGGTAATCCTATAGCTGCAGCTATGGCGGGATTAACAAATTGGCTGAAATCGATGTCTACAGGTAATGCTATAGTTTTAGCAATGATTATGGGTGCGATGATAGCATTTGACATGGGTGGTCCTCTTAATAAGGTTGCTTTCTTATTTGGCACAGCCATGATTGGAGAAGGAGTGTTTACAGTAATGGGACCAATTGCAGCTGCAATATGCGTACCACCACTTGGAATGGGCGTTGCTACTCTTTTAGCACCAAAAAAATATTCCAAAACTGAAAGAGAAGCTGGATATGGTGCACTTGCAATGGGACTAATAGGAATTACTGAAGGAGCAATACCGTTTGCAGCAGGTGATCCTTTGAGAGTAATACCATCTATTATGATTGGTTCGTCAGTATCGGCAGCAGTTGCAGCTATATTTAAAGTTGGTGATCATGCACCACATGGAGGACCAATAGTACTTCCGGTTATCGATAATAAAATAGGGTTTATTATTGCTGTATTAATAGGAATAGCATTAACTGCTTTTTTAGTAAATGCTTTAAAGAAAAATGTTGATGAAAAAGATGAAGAGGAAATAACTACCTAA
- a CDS encoding fructose PTS transporter subunit IIB, with protein sequence MKIVAVTACPTGIAHTYMAAEALEKAAKELGHMIKVETQGSIGTENKITKKEAEEADLVIFAADIPVKEESRFKDKPIYRTEAQKAIKNAKAVVEDAIKLLNVK encoded by the coding sequence ATGAAAATAGTTGCAGTTACGGCTTGTCCTACAGGAATTGCTCACACATATATGGCGGCTGAAGCTTTAGAAAAAGCCGCGAAAGAACTTGGTCATATGATTAAAGTAGAAACCCAAGGGTCTATTGGTACAGAAAATAAAATTACAAAGAAAGAAGCAGAAGAAGCTGACCTTGTAATATTCGCGGCGGATATTCCAGTGAAAGAGGAATCAAGATTTAAAGATAAGCCAATATACAGGACAGAAGCACAAAAGGCGATAAAAAATGCAAAAGCTGTCGTAGAAGATGCAATTAAATTACTAAATGTGAAATGA
- the ptsP gene encoding phosphoenolpyruvate--protein phosphotransferase: MLKGVAASPGIAIGKVFLYTKKFAEINTRNIDVSMVEDEIAKFENAIKLTKEQIEKIKEKTEKEFGKDKAEIFEAHLMLANDPELFDAVINMIKNEHITADNAVNQVIEQHASMMESLDDEYLKERAVDLRDVGTRIINNLLGTVNINLSELDDNVIIIAKDLTPSDTATMRKEMVLGFATDVGGRTSHTAIMARSLEIPAVVGTGNVTQSVIGGETAIVDGNEGTVIINPDSTTLKDYEDKLIKYKTKVEKLKKLKDLPAMTIDGKKSLLVANIGIPEDVKGALNNGAEGIGLFRTEFLYMNRNDFPTEEEQFEAYKYVAEKMNGKPVTIRTLDIGGDKKLPYLNMPDEMNPFLGYRAIRLCLDEREMFKTQLRALLRASAYGNILIMYPMISSVVEVRKANAVLNEVKEELDVKGIKYDKDIKVGIMVEIPSAAMTADIIAREVDFFSIGTNDLCQYTLAVDRMNEKIKDYYKPFNPAILRLIKNVIDASHKEGIFTAMCGEMAGDPLAAVILLGLGLDEFSMSSSSIPNIKNIIRNVTYERAKEFASLALTMSTPDEIEIASKKLLNSIIEE; encoded by the coding sequence ATGTTAAAAGGTGTTGCGGCATCACCGGGTATCGCAATAGGCAAAGTATTTCTATACACAAAAAAATTTGCTGAAATTAATACCCGAAATATCGATGTATCTATGGTAGAAGATGAGATCGCAAAATTTGAAAATGCAATTAAATTAACAAAAGAACAAATTGAAAAGATCAAAGAAAAGACAGAAAAAGAATTTGGCAAAGATAAAGCTGAAATTTTCGAGGCACATCTGATGCTAGCAAATGACCCGGAGCTTTTTGACGCTGTTATAAATATGATCAAAAATGAGCATATAACGGCTGATAATGCAGTCAATCAAGTAATAGAACAGCATGCATCAATGATGGAGTCCTTAGATGATGAATATTTAAAGGAAAGGGCAGTTGACCTAAGAGATGTAGGCACCCGTATAATCAACAATTTACTTGGTACCGTCAATATTAATTTATCAGAATTGGATGACAACGTGATTATCATTGCAAAGGACTTGACACCATCTGATACTGCCACTATGAGAAAAGAAATGGTCCTTGGTTTTGCGACAGATGTTGGTGGAAGAACATCCCACACAGCTATAATGGCACGTTCATTAGAAATACCTGCTGTCGTTGGAACGGGAAATGTAACACAAAGTGTAATTGGTGGGGAAACCGCTATAGTAGATGGCAATGAAGGAACTGTAATAATAAATCCAGACTCGACTACACTTAAGGATTATGAAGATAAACTTATAAAATATAAGACAAAAGTTGAAAAGCTAAAAAAGTTAAAAGATTTACCGGCTATGACAATCGATGGCAAAAAATCATTGCTCGTTGCTAATATTGGGATACCGGAGGATGTTAAAGGTGCATTAAATAACGGTGCGGAAGGAATAGGATTATTCAGGACAGAATTTTTATATATGAATAGGAATGATTTCCCGACAGAAGAAGAGCAATTTGAGGCATATAAGTATGTTGCAGAAAAAATGAATGGTAAACCTGTTACAATAAGAACGCTTGATATAGGCGGTGATAAGAAATTACCGTATTTAAATATGCCTGATGAAATGAATCCCTTCCTTGGTTACAGAGCAATAAGGCTTTGCCTTGATGAAAGAGAGATGTTTAAAACACAGTTAAGAGCTCTCTTAAGAGCTAGTGCATATGGAAATATCTTGATAATGTATCCAATGATATCATCTGTTGTAGAAGTCAGAAAAGCTAATGCTGTATTGAATGAGGTGAAAGAAGAGCTTGATGTTAAAGGCATCAAATATGATAAAGATATAAAAGTCGGCATAATGGTAGAGATTCCATCTGCTGCAATGACTGCCGACATTATTGCTAGAGAGGTTGATTTCTTCAGCATAGGAACAAATGACCTTTGCCAGTATACTCTTGCTGTTGATAGGATGAATGAGAAGATAAAAGACTACTATAAGCCATTTAATCCTGCAATATTGCGACTTATAAAGAATGTGATAGATGCCTCCCATAAAGAAGGCATATTTACGGCTATGTGTGGTGAAATGGCAGGGGATCCTCTTGCGGCAGTGATTTTGCTTGGATTAGGGCTTGATGAGTTTTCCATGAGCTCAAGTTCAATACCAAATATAAAGAATATCATAAGAAATGTGACATATGAAAGGGCGAAAGAGTTTGCTTCATTGGCACTTACGATGTCTACGCCTGATGAAATTGAAATTGCATCAAAAAAGCTTTTAAATAGTATAATTGAGGAATAA
- the fusA gene encoding elongation factor G — protein MKDYKTNQIRNVGLISHGGAGKTTLTEALLYNAKAIDRMGRVEDGTTVSDYDPEEISRQFSISTSIIPIEWKDNKLNVLDTPGYFDFFGEVVSGLKAIDSAVLVVCAASGVEVGTEKSFHLICKEKLPSLIYINKMDRENADFYKTLNQLKEKFGNKVVPMTLPIGSEQSFKGYVDLITQKAYVYGQNSIEETAIPDDMKENVSTIRQELIEDIAENDEALMEKFFSGEELTKDELLHVLKEGVKSGEILPVLCGSSLKNIAIDKLLDTIVEILPSPDEVSRFGVTADINKPYSAFVFKTIADPFVGKLSIFRVLSGSISSDSTIYNGTKKTNEKIGQLYLLRGKKQIPIQKLIAGDIGACAKLQVTMTGDTLCDPGKPVTFEPIHFPEPNLALAIEPKTKGDEDKISNGLQRLQDEDQTFKVEKNVETGQVIVYGMGEQHIEVLSKKLESKFGVACELTEPIIPYRETIKGKAKVEGKHKKQTGGHGQYGHVWIEFEPYKGGEFKFEDKIFGGAVPKQYIPAVEKGLRECIKEGVLAKYPVVNIKATLLDGSYHPVDSSEMAFKVAASLAFKKGMEQASPVLLEPIMHVEVTVPEEYMGDVIGDLNKRRGHILGMESNEGLEVVTAEVPQAEMSKYATDLRSLTQARGEFKMSFARYEEAPSIVAEKVIEARKKVQE, from the coding sequence ATGAAAGATTATAAAACAAATCAAATAAGGAATGTAGGATTGATTTCACACGGTGGAGCAGGTAAAACTACACTGACGGAAGCACTATTATATAATGCTAAGGCTATAGACAGAATGGGCCGTGTTGAGGATGGCACAACAGTTTCAGATTATGATCCTGAAGAAATATCAAGACAATTCTCTATATCTACATCAATTATTCCTATTGAATGGAAAGATAATAAGTTAAATGTGCTTGATACACCTGGGTATTTTGATTTTTTTGGCGAGGTTGTGAGTGGACTTAAGGCTATAGATAGTGCGGTACTCGTTGTTTGCGCAGCATCAGGCGTTGAAGTTGGTACTGAAAAATCATTTCACTTAATATGCAAAGAAAAGCTACCATCTTTAATCTATATTAACAAGATGGACAGAGAAAATGCCGATTTTTATAAGACTTTAAATCAGTTGAAAGAGAAGTTTGGAAACAAAGTTGTTCCTATGACGTTACCTATAGGTAGTGAGCAAAGTTTTAAAGGGTATGTAGATCTTATTACACAAAAAGCATACGTTTACGGGCAAAATAGCATTGAGGAAACTGCTATTCCAGATGATATGAAGGAAAATGTATCGACAATAAGACAGGAACTTATTGAAGACATCGCAGAAAACGACGAAGCATTGATGGAGAAATTCTTTTCTGGTGAAGAGCTCACAAAGGATGAATTGCTTCATGTTTTAAAAGAAGGTGTTAAATCAGGTGAAATATTACCTGTATTATGTGGTTCAAGTTTAAAAAATATAGCAATTGATAAATTGCTCGATACCATTGTAGAAATACTTCCATCACCAGACGAGGTAAGTCGTTTTGGTGTTACTGCTGATATAAATAAGCCCTATTCCGCATTTGTTTTTAAAACGATAGCGGACCCTTTTGTAGGTAAATTATCTATTTTTAGAGTGCTGTCTGGTAGCATATCATCAGATTCTACAATATATAACGGCACAAAAAAGACCAATGAGAAAATCGGGCAGCTTTACCTTCTAAGAGGGAAAAAGCAGATACCGATTCAAAAACTAATCGCAGGTGATATTGGTGCCTGTGCAAAATTACAGGTAACGATGACAGGGGATACCCTTTGTGATCCAGGAAAACCTGTGACATTTGAACCTATTCATTTTCCTGAGCCAAATTTAGCATTAGCAATTGAGCCTAAAACAAAAGGCGATGAAGATAAAATAAGCAATGGTCTTCAAAGGCTCCAGGATGAAGACCAGACATTTAAAGTCGAAAAAAATGTTGAGACAGGTCAGGTTATCGTATATGGCATGGGTGAACAGCATATAGAAGTTTTATCAAAGAAGCTGGAGAGCAAGTTTGGTGTGGCTTGTGAATTGACAGAGCCTATTATACCATATAGAGAAACAATTAAAGGCAAAGCAAAAGTTGAAGGAAAGCATAAGAAACAAACAGGTGGACATGGACAATATGGCCATGTGTGGATCGAATTTGAACCATATAAGGGTGGAGAATTCAAATTTGAGGATAAAATATTTGGTGGTGCTGTACCAAAGCAGTACATTCCGGCTGTTGAGAAAGGATTAAGGGAATGCATAAAAGAAGGCGTTCTTGCAAAGTATCCTGTTGTAAATATTAAAGCTACGCTATTGGACGGTTCATATCATCCAGTGGATTCCTCTGAAATGGCCTTTAAAGTTGCTGCATCATTAGCATTTAAAAAAGGGATGGAGCAGGCAAGTCCAGTTCTACTAGAACCTATAATGCATGTAGAAGTAACAGTTCCAGAGGAATACATGGGGGACGTCATAGGCGATTTAAATAAAAGAAGAGGCCACATACTCGGCATGGAATCAAATGAAGGATTAGAGGTTGTTACAGCGGAAGTTCCACAAGCGGAAATGTCTAAATATGCCACAGATTTAAGGTCTTTAACACAAGCAAGAGGGGAATTCAAGATGTCTTTTGCAAGGTATGAAGAGGCACCATCTATAGTGGCTGAAAAGGTCATAGAAGCAAGGAAAAAAGTTCAAGAATAA
- a CDS encoding polysaccharide deacetylase family protein: MLRRKAILILFFIFILSIILTGSYNKSVNTYKKIPSISNSNTSSKTSLKKSIDPNTVVKNNKTKNDNTIGLNVTTPNSLQSSQSLDTQEYATEIPVLMYHHILKKSENKFNDNEAIINAEDFEEEMKVLHDNNYKTATLKELEQFVKCNLKLPKKTVVITFDDGYLSNYIYTYPILKKYGFKASIFVITGNLKNESSLFDPSGIQYLSYKEMLLSSDVFSFESHTRNLHDLVAPGKTRLLASSDDIVINDLTYSRNLLNSSYFAYPYGLYTNHLIDILKNIGYTMAFTMEKGYVKPNDNPFTLKRQFIGPKTTLDQFKKIIQLNN; the protein is encoded by the coding sequence ATGTTGAGGCGTAAAGCAATTTTAATATTATTCTTTATATTCATATTATCTATAATATTAACTGGATCGTACAATAAATCAGTAAATACTTATAAGAAAATACCTAGTATTTCGAATTCAAATACATCATCAAAAACTTCTTTAAAAAAATCTATTGATCCAAATACTGTGGTAAAGAATAATAAAACTAAAAATGATAATACAATTGGTTTAAATGTAACTACACCTAATAGCTTACAAAGTTCACAATCTCTGGATACACAAGAATACGCTACTGAAATTCCAGTTTTAATGTACCATCATATCTTAAAAAAATCTGAAAATAAGTTTAATGACAACGAGGCAATCATCAATGCAGAGGATTTCGAAGAAGAGATGAAAGTTTTGCATGACAATAATTACAAAACAGCTACTTTAAAAGAGCTTGAGCAATTTGTTAAGTGTAACCTCAAACTCCCAAAGAAAACTGTTGTTATAACCTTTGATGATGGCTATCTTAGCAATTACATCTATACATATCCGATCCTAAAAAAATACGGTTTTAAGGCAAGTATATTCGTTATTACCGGTAATTTAAAAAATGAATCATCGCTATTTGACCCATCGGGTATACAGTATCTAAGTTACAAAGAGATGTTGCTTTCAAGTGATGTTTTTTCCTTTGAAAGCCATACGAGGAATCTTCATGACCTTGTTGCACCAGGCAAAACTCGTTTGCTTGCAAGCAGTGACGACATTGTTATAAATGACCTCACATATTCAAGAAATCTATTGAATTCTTCGTATTTCGCATATCCATATGGACTATATACTAATCATTTGATAGACATACTAAAAAATATCGGATATACAATGGCATTTACTATGGAAAAAGGATATGTTAAGCCAAATGACAATCCTTTTACATTGAAAAGGCAATTTATAGGGCCGAAAACAACATTAGATCAATTTAAGAAGATAATTCAACTTAATAATTGA
- a CDS encoding malic enzyme-like NAD(P)-binding protein: MDLKDEALKLHKDNHGKISIVSKVKINDARDLSLAYTPGVAEPCKEIHSNSDLAYDYTNKGNFVAVVTDGSAVLGLGDIGAMAGMPVMEGKAVLFKEFGGIDAFPICLGTKDVDEIVKTIINISPTFGGINLEDISAPRCFEIEERLKKALQIPVFHDDQHGTAVVVFAGLINALKIVNKELKSIRAVINGAGAAGIAIAKLLINGGIGDVIMCDRKGIIFDGRQDSDPSKIMISKITNKDKLKGSLKDAMFGADVFIGVSAPGVVTCEMVKSMNHDAIVFAMANPIPEIYPDEARDGGAKIIGTGRSDFPNQINNVLAFPGIFRGALEVRAMEINEEMKIQSSYAIASLVSDDELKEDYIIPKAFDRRVAQKVALNVAKAAMDTGVARLKIDLNELEKKLKNL, translated from the coding sequence ATGGATTTAAAAGATGAGGCATTGAAATTACATAAGGATAATCATGGCAAAATAAGTATTGTAAGCAAAGTCAAAATTAATGATGCAAGGGACCTTTCTTTAGCGTATACGCCTGGTGTTGCAGAGCCTTGCAAAGAGATACATAGTAATTCAGATCTTGCATATGATTACACAAACAAGGGCAATTTTGTTGCAGTTGTTACAGATGGCTCGGCTGTATTGGGTCTGGGTGATATCGGCGCAATGGCAGGTATGCCTGTAATGGAGGGTAAAGCAGTTTTATTTAAAGAATTTGGCGGAATCGATGCTTTTCCTATCTGTTTAGGCACAAAAGATGTTGATGAGATAGTAAAAACGATCATAAATATTTCGCCTACCTTTGGCGGCATAAATCTTGAAGATATTTCTGCACCAAGATGCTTTGAGATTGAAGAAAGGCTCAAAAAAGCTCTTCAAATTCCTGTTTTTCATGATGACCAACATGGGACGGCTGTAGTTGTTTTTGCTGGACTTATAAATGCACTTAAAATAGTGAACAAAGAACTTAAAAGCATAAGAGCAGTAATAAATGGTGCAGGTGCTGCTGGAATTGCCATCGCGAAGCTTTTAATAAATGGTGGAATAGGCGATGTAATTATGTGCGATAGAAAGGGCATAATTTTCGATGGAAGGCAGGATTCGGACCCATCAAAAATTATGATTTCTAAGATTACTAATAAGGATAAGCTTAAAGGTTCATTAAAAGATGCTATGTTCGGCGCAGATGTGTTTATAGGCGTATCAGCACCAGGTGTTGTGACGTGTGAAATGGTGAAGTCTATGAACCATGATGCAATAGTATTTGCAATGGCAAATCCAATACCTGAAATATATCCTGATGAAGCAAGAGATGGCGGCGCTAAAATAATTGGCACAGGGAGGTCAGATTTTCCAAATCAGATAAATAATGTACTAGCATTTCCGGGAATTTTTAGAGGTGCGCTTGAGGTTAGAGCTATGGAAATCAATGAAGAGATGAAAATACAATCATCCTATGCAATAGCAAGCCTTGTTTCAGATGATGAATTAAAAGAGGACTATATAATACCGAAAGCCTTCGACAGAAGAGTTGCTCAAAAAGTTGCTCTTAATGTAGCAAAAGCTGCTATGGATACTGGTGTTGCAAGGCTTAAAATCGATTTAAACGAATTAGAGAAAAAATTAAAAAATTTATAA
- a CDS encoding CtsR family transcriptional regulator — protein MARLSDLIEDFIKSLIDEADKEYIEIQRNELANIFNCAPSQINYVLETRFNLSNGYIIESRRGGGGYIKIIKKPVSKDWASQLIDNIGDNITESRSRLYIDTLFEHNLITEREAAMMRAVLNEKILPVAQYEKPILRAILLKVMLAELSNH, from the coding sequence ATGGCTAGATTAAGTGATTTAATTGAGGATTTTATAAAAAGCTTGATTGATGAGGCTGATAAGGAATATATAGAAATCCAGAGAAATGAACTTGCTAACATTTTTAACTGTGCACCATCACAAATAAATTATGTGCTCGAGACACGATTCAATCTTTCAAATGGCTATATTATTGAAAGCAGACGTGGTGGTGGTGGCTATATAAAAATAATCAAAAAGCCAGTATCAAAAGACTGGGCATCACAGCTTATTGACAACATTGGCGACAATATTACAGAAAGCAGAAGTAGGCTATATATAGATACATTATTTGAACATAATCTTATCACAGAAAGGGAAGCAGCAATGATGAGAGCTGTGCTAAATGAGAAAATTTTGCCCGTAGCACAGTATGAAAAGCCAATATTGAGGGCAATACTTCTAAAAGTAATGCTTGCAGAACTTTCTAATCATTAA
- a CDS encoding UvrB/UvrC motif-containing protein, with protein MLCDKCKERPATVHYTQIINGVKTEMNLCEHCAQEEGLLSSDTFSPFTNFTPFSVQNLLAGLMNFLPDTGGSFIEEQLKCDNCGMTYDRFKETGRLGCSRCYDFFADELNPLIRRIHGSIGHRGKIPRKTGGILRAKREIEELKAKLDKAVKEEAYEEAAKLRDKIRELEKKYGK; from the coding sequence ATGTTGTGTGATAAATGTAAAGAAAGACCTGCGACAGTACATTATACCCAGATAATAAATGGTGTAAAGACCGAGATGAATCTATGTGAACACTGCGCACAGGAGGAAGGGCTTTTAAGTAGCGATACTTTTTCGCCATTTACAAATTTCACCCCATTTTCAGTGCAAAATTTACTAGCTGGACTTATGAATTTTCTTCCTGATACAGGTGGTTCTTTTATAGAGGAGCAGCTAAAATGCGATAATTGTGGTATGACATATGATAGATTTAAGGAAACGGGAAGGCTTGGATGCAGCAGATGTTATGACTTTTTTGCAGATGAACTAAATCCTTTAATAAGGAGAATTCACGGTAGCATTGGCCACAGAGGCAAGATTCCAAGAAAAACTGGTGGAATCTTAAGGGCAAAGAGAGAAATAGAAGAATTAAAGGCAAAACTTGACAAAGCAGTAAAGGAAGAAGCTTATGAGGAGGCTGCTAAGCTTAGAGATAAAATCAGAGAACTCGAAAAAAAGTATGGAAAGTAG